Within Colias croceus chromosome 10, ilColCroc2.1, the genomic segment atttttttctttatctgtGCTATAAGTCGTTGCTtttaaccaaatttcaagactcCGTGTTCACGGAAAGTACCTTGTAGGTTTTGATTTCCTTTCAAGTACCTAGTTGCGAGTTATAGATTAAGCGGCTCTATTTGCTTTTTCTTCAGATTGCGTTGACAtagaatttgaattaaataacagATTTAAGCATAGACCTGAGTTCTGATgtgaatatcaatttaatacatgtTCATGCGTAAAGggattgtaattttaaaaatatttaaaaatatatttttatttaatttaattaaataattagggTTTTTGCAGTTATTCCTACATCTGTGCTATAAGACGATACTTTTTACTCAATTTCAAGACTCTGTGTTTACGGGACAGGGTGCTCCCTGCAGGTATTGATTCCCTTGCTAAAGTCGAAATCCTACGGTCTACGGTCCTGTGATGCTGTGAAAAATTCAAACGTTTaagccaacgcaatcaaaagatgcAGCTGTAAATGCTGAAATTTTTCGCAAAATTCGACACTCCCTAGgaaatcaaaacctacagggtagtTCCAGAGTACACAGACTCATGAAATGTAGTACCTACAATCTTATAACGcagactagcttaccgcccgcggcttcgcccgctttgtctaaaaccttatatactattcctcttgaatcactctatctttaaaaaaaaccgcataaaaattcgttgcgtagttttaaagatttaatcatACAAAATGACATAGGCACAGAGAATACGAcgagattaaaaaaaaatttaaacttacaACCATGTTACTCATGAACGCTTACATATTGTATGAAATTGATATTCATGCCAAAAACTCAAGTCTATGATACCTTTaagctataataaaatcaaacttatatgTCTACGAATCAGAAGATACAGCCGTAAATGCCGAGaaatttcgcaaatttcgacattcgcaagggaatcaaaactaGGTACTTTCGTAAACTCAGAGTCTTGAAATTCGGTACAAAGCAACATCTTATACTTAGTACAGATACAGGaataattgcaaaaaatattttttttttaattacatcatataaataaatataatattatcttgaaCAATTTTCAAGTTTGTCTGCCTGTCAAGACCCTTTGTCTCAGGAACGCGTGGAGGTTTCAATCTGAAATTTATACCGAATACTCAAATCTACGGTTCCTTGAAGctttgaaaaaatcaaacttatagccaacgcaatcaaaagatacagtcGTTTATGCTGAAAATTATCGCAAAATTTCGACATTatcgcaagggaatcaaaacctacacgGTGGAGTGACTACATCCGCAGGGTTGCTGGCCACAATTGGCGGCAAAGGGCCGTCGATCGGGCTCAGTGGCATGCATTGGAAGAGGCCTtcgtccagcagtggacgaaCAAAGGCTGTTAatgttgatgatgatgatgaatcaAAACCTATATTGTACACCTCACAgagtcttgaaatttggttaaaAGCAGTGTCAGCACAGAATATGGaggaaaaattgctaaaacATACATTTCATGCTTATCAAATTTCTCAAGTGTCGCcaggaatcaaaacctacagggtacttcccGTGAACACAGATCTTGATATTTTGTAGAAAGTTACgtccacagaacagtaaaaacacTGTTCTGTCTTATAGCAcagataaaagaaaaattgcaaaaagcatgaatttaaaattaaaaatgtttgtacgGAACTCTTGGTTCGCGaatccgactcgcacttgaccGTTTATCATACTACATATCACCACGTACTATTGACCACGACTATGTGACCCCCCCCTGGCACTAAAGCTGGATCCGCCCTTGGATAaagacaattaaataaataacaacattaaatacattataactTATCTTCAAGAGGCTCTTGCAGCACTTAAAGGCGcctgtttaataaataaatctagtTTAGTCTTAAATAATTCACTAATAATTGGTTCGCCGATCCCACACAATGGATTCCgaattacatactttacataGATGTCTgaataaatcttttttaacAATTCTCTCATTCCCTGAGCTTGATTGTCTGTGTTGAGAGCGAATTTGAGTCCTGAAGGGGTTTCCAAATGATGGATCGTGTATTTCGATGTTTTGTAGCTGATGAAGCCCTCTTTGGGATCCAGGGGGGATATCTTTGTCACAAATGATTTTATGGAAAACAGCATTCCAAACATCAACTTGCCCTCCTGGAATTTAGTGaaaagatattatatagctaaAGTATGTGTTGTGTTTTATACATTCTGAAATTGAGCACAAAAAATCAACTGAAACAAACATTATGTATAATGGAATGGCAATTGCACTGTTACGGGAAtttgacactaaatagtatttttttataaatgataaaatgaatatatttaaagcgATTCGGTctaaaaacatcaaaataaaacaatcaccTCCTCCCTAGACATTCCAGATTGTTTTGTCCTATTCCATTCACCATAATAAAGTAATGTGCCATAGCGatcaaaaatatacatattataaatcgTCATTTCAGCAGAATACGATTACAATTCACAGTTACAGAAGTAGGtaacaattatttcaaaaatattttacaaaattgaaGATATGGTAAACCgtaaatcaacaaacaatacgTCAACGTcagtacattttattttttaacacagAGCAATTAATAAaggattttttaatacaatattaagtCCAATGATATTAGTCATAATTATCATATGTCAATACGTCAATATTATTTGCTCTGTGAGTTGTGACATTATCTATGTTTGTGAcgtcaatttaaaaaaattaagggGTTTGCACGGTTTGCACTTAGGGGTAGTTATCCAATTACAGAGCTTAATGCGACTCAGTGGCGCTGGGCGCACAATGCCGAattaaggtacaagtccgagacgggcttcagaccgcaaactgcaagcgacagcacttgtttctatgaacatctatgaaattgattccaagCGCGGCaacactgctgcctgcagacgcaACGCGCAGCGTGCGGCCGCGGCGCGCAGCGACCGCAGACTGCACTCTGCAGTATGCAAATGCCACCTGCGCGGaagtgacaaactatctttgtcttttttgtttatatcatttagACACGGTTCTGTGCATTGTGCAGCCACGGCATGCAGCCGCAGTTGGAATAGCGACCGCAGGCAGCATTGCTGTAACCGCAGCCGGATAGCCACAGTGTCGCCTGCGGTTGcagtctgcggcccgtctcggaatTGTACCTTTGCTGATGCTTACAATGGAACGTGAATTAGTTTTCAAATGCACCAGCAGGTTGCGCTAAGTtcagtgttgaaaaaaaatatataagttaaGTTTCGAGGCTCATCAGGGATAGACGTGTTTTTTgtgttcattttaaaataataaatagtctCACAGTATAATAGTCCTACATATCTTGTAATAAGTCTCAAAATAGTGTAAAAGTGCCGATCTGTGTTACGACATTCTAAAAtaacttcaaaattaaattcagtGAATTTTTGCGGTGCGCAGCTCCACTTCACCTCACGAGGGAAAGAGACGGACtcttatttttgaaaatattccGTCGCAGATTTGAAGCGACGCGACAAAAGTAAGGAATTTGCGTAACCGATATTCTATTTTTAGAAttgaaacaaattttaattttaataatatggcTTGCAACTGCGGAgcatgtaataaaataataaaaattaaccaaCACAGTATTAAATGTTCTAAATGCTCTCATAACTTTCACACAGTATGTGCAAATATAgcagattttaaaaaaaattaacgaagAGTCGAAATTAAATTGGACCTGTTCTTTATGTCCTCCAATAAATTCGAATATCGACATAATTAATTCACAAACCAAGCCGAAAAACTCAAGCTACATACAAAGTTCAAACAATACTTGTACTGCATCTGCTTCGTCCAGCCCATCCGATAACACAAACGACGTGTCAATCAGTGCTATCGTTCACGAAATGAGGCTTATCAGAGAAACCGTTGGTGAAATTAAATCACAAATGCTGACCCTTACTGAACATATTGAAAAGTGCAACCTTCGACTCGACGAGTACGATACTAAGCTGGATCATCACGAAAAAAGAATAATTACATTAGACAATATCATAACTGAACTCAAAGATCGCTTGAACTCAAACGCACAGGCTCAACTTCGCAACGAAGTAGAAATAATAGGCATCCCAGAAACTCCAAACGAAAACCCCGCTCACACATTCCGCGTCATCACTCAAAAATTAGGTTTTCCCATTGAAGAATCTGATTTGGACTTTACAACCCGCGTAGGCCCCGCGCGCAAGTACTCACAAAATAAAGGCCCTACTGAAAATAACTCTTCCCAATCGTCTCGGCCTTTAGTTGTCCGATTTTTGAGCCGCAATAAACGAGATGAATTTCTTAAAACTGGTAAAATGAAGCAGCGCTCCATCAACGCTCTAGACTTGGGACTCGCAACAGAACTCAAAAACATAGAACTATACTTCAACGAACGTCTAACCCAAGAAAAcagatatttatttcgtaCCGCTCGGCAACAATCAAAAGTATGTGGTTATAAGTACTGTTGGACTAAAAACGGCGTGGTTTACATCCGCAAACAAGAAGGGAACTCTGCAATCCCTATCAAGAAACAGGAGGATCTCCACCAGATACTTAATTCACGTAAATCCTCGTCAAACTCCTAATCCCAttctcatattattattatgttttttgcT encodes:
- the LOC123694841 gene encoding trafficking protein particle complex subunit 1, coding for MTIYNMYIFDRYGTLLYYGEWNRTKQSGMSREEEGKLMFGMLFSIKSFVTKISPLDPKEGFISYKTSKYTIHHLETPSGLKFALNTDNQAQGMRELLKKIYSDIYVKYVIRNPLCGIGEPIISELFKTKLDLFIKQAPLSAARAS
- the LOC123695219 gene encoding uncharacterized protein LOC123695219, whose protein sequence is MRLIRETVGEIKSQMLTLTEHIEKCNLRLDEYDTKLDHHEKRIITLDNIITELKDRLNSNAQAQLRNEVEIIGIPETPNENPAHTFRVITQKLGFPIEESDLDFTTRVGPARKYSQNKGPTENNSSQSSRPLVVRFLSRNKRDEFLKTGKMKQRSINALDLGLATELKNIELYFNERLTQENRYLFRTARQQSKVCGYKYCWTKNGVVYIRKQEGNSAIPIKKQEDLHQILNSRKSSSNS